In one window of Leifsonia sp. NPDC080035 DNA:
- a CDS encoding lytic transglycosylase domain-containing protein translates to MIPLAPANPVGVAFKRPRRPHIRSRAAVWGFAFTAAVGFALVNVVDPYSGSAATPAYADTMQDIQTTSRYGTAPVQSLTAPDGSAATVTREAVSVKEKPKPKPTPTPTPTPTESSDSSSGSASSDSADSGAPAAGTPDPGSAQAIAYQMLQERGMGDDQYNCLVSLWNRESGWNVYAYNAGSGAYGIPQALPGSKMASAGPDWQNSASTQINWGLGYITGRYGTPCGAWSHSESSGWY, encoded by the coding sequence ATGATTCCGCTGGCCCCGGCCAACCCGGTCGGAGTCGCGTTCAAGCGGCCCCGGCGTCCGCACATCCGTTCGCGCGCCGCCGTTTGGGGCTTCGCATTCACCGCAGCCGTGGGCTTCGCGCTGGTGAACGTGGTCGACCCGTACTCCGGGTCCGCGGCGACGCCGGCGTACGCAGACACGATGCAGGACATCCAGACCACCTCCCGCTATGGCACCGCGCCGGTGCAGAGCCTCACGGCTCCCGACGGGTCGGCCGCGACGGTCACGCGCGAAGCGGTGAGCGTCAAGGAGAAGCCGAAGCCCAAGCCGACGCCGACCCCCACCCCGACGCCCACGGAGTCGTCGGACAGCTCCTCCGGCAGCGCGTCCTCCGACAGCGCCGACAGCGGCGCCCCCGCGGCCGGTACGCCGGACCCGGGCTCGGCTCAGGCCATCGCCTACCAGATGCTCCAGGAGCGCGGGATGGGCGACGACCAGTACAACTGCCTGGTCTCGCTCTGGAACCGCGAGTCCGGCTGGAACGTGTACGCGTACAACGCCGGCAGCGGCGCCTACGGCATCCCGCAGGCGCTCCCCGGCAGCAAGATGGCGTCGGCCGGCCCGGACTGGCAGAACAGCGCGAGCACGCAGATCAACTGGGGCCTCGGCTACATCACCGGTCGCTACGGCACGCCGTGCGGCGCCTGGTCTCACTCGGAGTCCTCCGGCTGGTACTGA
- a CDS encoding alpha/beta hydrolase: MEIRGGVELPARREDIELHTRDGLTLVGELASPLEREPVATLVTLHPLPTGGGFMDSHILRKAAARLPALADIAVLRFNTRGTSSPRGRSQGEFGHGVDEKYDVEAAMAFVAERGLPHPWLLGWSFGTELALMYGRECPVDGVILLSPPLHRAKPEHLSAWAGDSRPIVALIPEHDDYLRPAEAAERFRPLPQIQLVDVAGGKHLWVGENQTRRVLDEIVERLNPAAAPLPTQWPAG, encoded by the coding sequence ATCGAGATCCGCGGCGGCGTCGAGCTGCCCGCGCGCCGCGAGGACATCGAGCTGCACACCCGCGACGGGCTGACGCTCGTCGGTGAGCTGGCCAGCCCGCTGGAGCGTGAGCCGGTCGCGACCCTCGTCACGCTGCACCCGCTGCCGACCGGCGGTGGGTTCATGGACTCGCACATCCTGCGGAAGGCGGCGGCCCGCCTCCCCGCCCTGGCGGACATCGCCGTGCTGCGCTTCAACACCCGCGGCACGTCGTCGCCGCGCGGCCGCAGCCAGGGCGAGTTCGGCCACGGTGTCGACGAGAAGTACGACGTGGAGGCCGCGATGGCGTTCGTCGCCGAGCGCGGTCTGCCGCATCCCTGGCTGCTCGGCTGGTCGTTCGGTACCGAGCTGGCGCTGATGTACGGGCGCGAGTGCCCGGTCGACGGGGTCATCCTGCTCTCGCCGCCGCTGCACAGGGCGAAGCCGGAGCACCTGAGCGCGTGGGCGGGGGACTCCCGCCCGATCGTCGCCCTGATCCCGGAGCACGACGACTACCTGCGGCCGGCGGAGGCGGCGGAGCGGTTCCGGCCGCTGCCGCAGATCCAGCTCGTCGACGTGGCGGGCGGCAAGCACCTGTGGGTGGGGGAGAACCAGACCCGGCGCGTGCTCGACGAGATCGTCGAGCGCCTCAACCCCGCCGCGGCCCCGCTGCCGACCCAGTGGCCTGCCGGCTGA
- a CDS encoding AI-2E family transporter, which yields MKIQNAFRVGLIGTLGVGLGILILSAVTSLATIITYIGAALFLALGIEPMISFLERRKFPRWLALVVALVVIIGAFVGLVWAIVPVAVDQATQLVQNTVKWVQNGSAESWFLTLQHQFPSIVNQQNIDAVIQWLNKNLPDITSKVLQTGVGIVQGAFGVIIVLILTIYFTASLPSIKRAAYQLVPASRRSRFADLGDQITDSVGKYVMGQVSLALVNGVLSAIFLTVIGAKFPILLASIAFFFSLIPLVGTITGSVIIVAVCFLSGPPTAIAAAIYYIVYMQVEAYILSPRIMNRAVAVPGALVVVAALAGGTLLGILGALVAIPFAAAILLIIKQVVIPRQNEL from the coding sequence GTGAAGATCCAGAACGCTTTCCGCGTCGGACTGATCGGCACCCTCGGTGTCGGACTCGGCATCCTCATCCTCAGCGCGGTCACCAGCCTCGCGACGATCATCACCTACATCGGCGCCGCGCTGTTCCTCGCGCTCGGCATCGAGCCGATGATCTCCTTCCTGGAGCGCAGGAAGTTCCCGCGCTGGCTCGCGCTGGTCGTCGCCCTCGTCGTCATCATCGGCGCGTTCGTTGGGCTGGTCTGGGCGATCGTCCCGGTCGCGGTGGATCAGGCGACCCAGCTGGTCCAGAACACCGTGAAGTGGGTGCAGAACGGCTCCGCGGAGAGCTGGTTCCTGACCCTCCAGCACCAGTTCCCGTCGATCGTGAACCAGCAGAACATCGACGCCGTCATCCAGTGGCTGAACAAGAACCTGCCCGACATCACCTCCAAGGTGCTGCAGACCGGCGTCGGCATCGTCCAGGGCGCCTTCGGGGTCATCATCGTCCTGATCCTGACGATCTACTTCACGGCATCGCTGCCGAGCATCAAGCGGGCCGCGTACCAGCTGGTCCCGGCCTCCCGACGGTCGCGGTTCGCCGACCTCGGCGACCAGATCACCGACTCGGTCGGCAAGTACGTGATGGGCCAGGTCTCCCTCGCTCTCGTCAACGGCGTGCTCAGCGCGATCTTCCTGACCGTCATCGGCGCGAAGTTCCCGATCCTGCTCGCCTCGATCGCGTTCTTCTTCTCGCTGATCCCGCTGGTCGGAACCATCACGGGCTCGGTCATCATCGTCGCCGTCTGCTTCCTCTCCGGGCCGCCGACGGCGATCGCCGCCGCGATCTACTACATCGTCTACATGCAGGTGGAGGCGTACATCCTGAGCCCGCGCATCATGAACCGCGCGGTGGCCGTGCCCGGCGCGCTCGTCGTGGTCGCCGCTCTGGCCGGCGGGACGCTGCTCGGCATCCTCGGCGCGCTCGTCGCCATCCCGTTCGCCGCGGCGATCCTGCTGATCATCAAGCAGGTCGTGATCCCGCGCCAGAACGAGCTCTAG
- a CDS encoding DivIVA domain-containing protein encodes MATDETNFTQVFRGYDKEEVDQALQELRRDLIKSNTQAADQSKEIKRLQARIEELNAEIEEVGSPTYSGLGTKLENTLRVAEEQSTRLIAQADIDAEKLRAGVAADIEKIKRTAAQQAERVLADAQARAATMLEDAQIESTELLAKTRADKETLLTDAMREAAAIRGAVATEAAEVRATSKREAAAVRAEADREAAELKAVALRDAEAARAEAAELDRTIAARRSELENALADDRAAFEREAAQTRLELDRRVAETNDELAAEQTRVRDELAAEAAQARADLAAEVEEQRAALAADTAQIRADLAAEDTAARQALATEVEQTKKSLAAEVEQTRSALAAEVEQTRARLAEEVTTTKSALADEVERTKAELADEVTRTKTALDDEVTTTKSALADEVTTTKSALEDEVATTKSALADEVTRTKAELADEVTRTKAELADEVTRTTAELADEVERTTKTLADETLQTRTTLERETTETRAALEADRIASAAKLTADAEQSASRIAAEEEQTRARLAAEADRQRRELDAEAEQLRAEVAAEVDAARTSLADELARERSALAAEVASTRAALAAEVEQTTSALNAEVEQAKSALAMEVEQTKSALETEVTTTKSALAAEVERTKSQLAAEVEQTTSALAAEKEQTASRLAADVEQTTSRLAAEVEQTKSQLAAEVEQTKSALETEVTTTKSALAAEVEQTKAQLAAEAEETRSRLAEETERTRSELAEDVRRTTVELADQRATTENELTAQREQQRLELEREAEELRVALADETQQARVALEKETAQARAEIAKEGAEARTALAAELAERQAVYDAEAATARAALDAELTALRTSTLEELDRRTREVEQARIDLDVELRARRDEAEKEYLTRHQEAVAQTQKYLDEANLQLAEAVKRTAQARTEAETFETEARETVKNARSEAEKAAAAIVRDAQERADAMVEEAEERTQRLVADAEDRLAKIRIEREAVAGYFENLRGMLQQADTVSADRD; translated from the coding sequence GTGGCCACCGACGAAACCAACTTCACCCAGGTCTTCCGAGGCTATGACAAGGAAGAAGTGGACCAGGCCCTGCAGGAGCTGCGCCGGGACCTGATCAAGTCGAACACCCAGGCCGCGGATCAGTCAAAGGAGATCAAGCGCCTCCAGGCCAGGATCGAGGAGCTGAACGCCGAGATCGAAGAGGTCGGCAGTCCCACATACTCGGGGCTCGGCACCAAGCTCGAGAACACGCTGCGCGTCGCAGAGGAGCAGTCGACGCGACTCATCGCGCAGGCCGACATCGACGCGGAGAAGCTGCGCGCCGGGGTCGCCGCCGACATCGAGAAGATCAAACGGACCGCCGCGCAGCAGGCCGAGCGGGTGCTCGCGGACGCGCAGGCGCGCGCGGCGACCATGCTCGAGGACGCGCAGATCGAGTCGACGGAGCTGCTCGCCAAGACCCGCGCCGACAAGGAGACCCTGCTCACCGACGCGATGCGCGAGGCCGCCGCCATCCGCGGGGCGGTCGCCACCGAGGCCGCCGAGGTGCGCGCGACCAGCAAGCGCGAGGCCGCCGCCGTCCGCGCAGAGGCCGACCGCGAGGCCGCCGAGCTGAAGGCCGTCGCGCTCCGGGATGCGGAGGCCGCGCGCGCCGAGGCCGCCGAGCTCGACCGCACGATCGCCGCTCGGCGCTCCGAGCTCGAGAACGCCCTCGCCGACGACCGCGCCGCGTTCGAGCGCGAGGCGGCGCAGACGCGGCTGGAGCTCGACCGCCGCGTCGCGGAGACCAATGACGAGCTGGCCGCCGAGCAGACCAGGGTGCGCGACGAGCTGGCGGCCGAGGCCGCCCAGGCCCGCGCCGACCTCGCCGCCGAGGTCGAGGAGCAGCGCGCCGCGCTCGCCGCCGACACCGCACAGATCCGCGCCGACCTCGCCGCGGAGGACACCGCCGCCCGCCAGGCCCTCGCCACCGAGGTCGAGCAGACGAAGAAGTCCCTCGCGGCCGAGGTGGAGCAGACCCGCTCCGCGCTCGCCGCCGAGGTCGAGCAGACCCGCGCCCGCCTGGCGGAGGAGGTCACGACCACGAAGTCGGCGCTCGCCGACGAGGTCGAGCGCACGAAGGCGGAGCTCGCCGACGAGGTCACGCGAACGAAGACCGCGCTCGACGACGAAGTCACGACGACGAAGTCCGCGCTCGCCGACGAGGTCACCACCACGAAGTCCGCCCTCGAGGACGAGGTCGCCACCACGAAGTCCGCCCTCGCCGACGAGGTGACGCGGACGAAGGCCGAGCTGGCCGACGAAGTCACCCGCACCAAGGCGGAGCTGGCCGACGAGGTCACCCGCACCACGGCGGAGCTCGCCGACGAGGTGGAGCGCACCACCAAGACCCTGGCGGACGAGACGCTGCAGACCCGCACGACGCTGGAGCGCGAGACCACGGAGACCCGTGCGGCGCTCGAAGCCGACCGGATCGCGTCCGCGGCGAAGCTGACCGCCGACGCCGAGCAGAGCGCCTCCCGGATCGCCGCGGAGGAGGAGCAGACCCGCGCCCGCCTGGCCGCGGAGGCCGATCGGCAGCGCCGCGAGCTCGACGCGGAGGCCGAGCAGCTGCGCGCGGAGGTCGCGGCCGAGGTGGATGCGGCGCGCACGTCGCTCGCCGACGAGCTGGCGAGGGAGCGCAGCGCGCTCGCGGCCGAGGTCGCATCCACGCGCGCCGCGCTCGCCGCCGAGGTCGAGCAGACCACCTCCGCGCTGAACGCCGAGGTGGAGCAGGCGAAGTCCGCCCTCGCCATGGAGGTCGAGCAGACGAAGTCGGCGCTGGAGACCGAGGTCACCACCACGAAGTCCGCGCTCGCCGCCGAGGTCGAGCGGACGAAGTCGCAGCTGGCCGCCGAGGTCGAGCAGACCACCTCCGCCCTGGCGGCCGAGAAGGAGCAGACGGCGTCGCGGCTGGCCGCCGACGTCGAGCAGACCACCTCGCGCCTCGCCGCCGAGGTCGAGCAGACGAAGTCCCAGCTCGCCGCCGAGGTGGAGCAGACGAAGTCGGCATTGGAGACGGAGGTCACCACCACGAAGTCGGCCCTCGCCGCCGAGGTCGAGCAGACGAAGGCGCAGCTCGCAGCCGAGGCCGAGGAGACGCGCTCTCGGCTCGCCGAGGAGACCGAGCGCACCAGGAGCGAGCTCGCGGAGGATGTGCGCCGCACGACCGTCGAGCTCGCGGACCAGCGGGCGACGACCGAGAACGAGCTGACCGCGCAGCGCGAGCAGCAGCGCCTGGAGCTCGAGCGGGAGGCGGAGGAGCTCCGCGTCGCGCTGGCCGACGAGACGCAGCAGGCGCGCGTCGCGCTGGAGAAGGAGACCGCGCAGGCCCGTGCCGAGATCGCCAAGGAGGGCGCGGAGGCGCGCACCGCCCTTGCCGCCGAGCTCGCCGAGCGTCAGGCCGTCTACGACGCCGAGGCCGCGACCGCCCGGGCGGCGCTGGATGCCGAGCTGACGGCCCTGCGCACCAGCACGCTGGAGGAGCTCGACAGGCGCACCCGCGAGGTCGAGCAGGCCCGCATCGACCTCGACGTCGAGCTGCGCGCCCGCCGCGACGAGGCCGAGAAGGAGTACCTCACCCGCCACCAGGAGGCGGTCGCTCAGACGCAGAAGTACCTCGACGAGGCGAACCTCCAGCTCGCCGAGGCGGTCAAGCGGACCGCGCAGGCGCGCACGGAGGCGGAGACCTTCGAGACGGAGGCCAGGGAGACGGTCAAGAACGCCCGCAGCGAGGCCGAGAAGGCCGCGGCGGCGATCGTCCGGGACGCCCAGGAGCGCGCGGACGCCATGGTCGAGGAGGCAGAGGAGCGCACGCAACGCCTGGTCGCGGACGCGGAGGACCGCCTGGCCAAGATTAGGATTGAGCGCGAGGCGGTCGCCGGCTACTTCGAGAACCTGCGGGGCATGCTCCAGCAGGCGGACACGGTGTCGGCCGACCGCGACTGA
- a CDS encoding tetratricopeptide repeat protein, giving the protein MSQIPPTPTNLRGAVDLSALVNRPAPGQAAAPGAAAGGENAAAGEPLPLPSLFFEGTDANFNDFIDLSMRVPVVVHLAATWAEPSAQLSPVLDRVTASLDGRLVQVKVDVDANPQLAQAFQAQSVPAVAALVAGRPVQLFVGALPEQEIRDVFAQLLELAAQNGVTGTVAVEGGAQPEGAEADAAEPAPEPLPPHHAEAYAAIERGDYATAIAEYKTAIAQDPRDAMAVAGLAQVSLLARLAGKTADEIRSAAADAPTDVDAQLGVADLDLSGGHVEDAFDRLLSLFPTLDAAGKEAVRSRILDYFEIVGVEDPRVAKARARLASLLY; this is encoded by the coding sequence ATGAGCCAGATTCCGCCCACCCCGACCAACCTCCGTGGAGCCGTCGACCTGAGTGCGCTCGTCAACCGGCCCGCGCCGGGGCAGGCGGCCGCGCCGGGCGCCGCCGCGGGTGGCGAGAACGCGGCGGCGGGGGAGCCGCTGCCGCTGCCGAGCCTGTTCTTCGAGGGCACGGACGCCAACTTCAACGACTTCATCGACCTGTCGATGCGCGTCCCCGTCGTGGTGCACCTCGCCGCCACCTGGGCCGAGCCGAGCGCCCAGCTCTCGCCGGTGCTCGATCGTGTGACCGCGTCCCTCGATGGCCGCCTGGTGCAGGTGAAGGTGGACGTCGACGCGAACCCGCAGCTCGCGCAGGCCTTCCAGGCGCAGTCGGTGCCCGCGGTCGCCGCGCTCGTCGCCGGCCGCCCGGTGCAACTGTTCGTCGGCGCTCTGCCCGAGCAGGAGATCCGGGACGTGTTCGCGCAGCTCCTTGAGCTCGCCGCGCAGAACGGCGTGACAGGGACCGTCGCGGTCGAGGGCGGCGCGCAGCCGGAGGGCGCGGAGGCCGACGCCGCCGAGCCCGCGCCGGAGCCGCTGCCGCCGCACCACGCGGAGGCATACGCGGCGATCGAGCGCGGCGACTATGCCACCGCGATCGCCGAGTACAAGACGGCGATCGCCCAGGACCCGCGCGACGCGATGGCGGTCGCCGGTCTCGCACAGGTGAGCCTGCTCGCGCGGCTGGCCGGCAAGACCGCCGACGAGATCCGCAGTGCCGCCGCGGACGCGCCGACCGACGTCGACGCCCAGCTCGGCGTCGCTGACCTCGACCTCTCCGGCGGTCACGTCGAGGACGCGTTCGACCGTCTCCTCTCGCTGTTCCCGACGCTGGACGCGGCGGGCAAGGAGGCGGTGCGCTCGCGCATCCTGGACTATTTCGAGATCGTCGGTGTGGAGGACCCGCGGGTGGCCAAGGCCAGGGCTAGGCTGGCGTCGCTGCTGTACTGA
- a CDS encoding NAD(P)H-binding protein, translating into MPRVLVVGGTGLAGRAVTADAVARGHDVVVASRRVPDDDAPGYVTGAVYVAADLVSGAGLEEAVDGADVLIDASNGAGRRAAHVFATGAMNLVQTAARFGVGRAVLLSIAGIDDARYPYYRAKLAQERIHLDSALETRIVRATQFHDFVTAIFERGRRFGTVTAPSGTRFQPIAVDDVARVLVDAAEGAGEPNGIVTIGGPRVESARSLARQWKQASGTRRPVLPVRLTGPLGSAWRAGRNLAPEHALDGLGYDAWLGARD; encoded by the coding sequence ATGCCTCGTGTGCTCGTCGTGGGCGGGACCGGCCTCGCCGGTCGCGCCGTCACCGCTGACGCCGTCGCGAGGGGCCACGACGTCGTCGTCGCCTCCCGTCGCGTCCCCGACGACGATGCGCCGGGTTACGTCACGGGTGCCGTCTACGTCGCCGCCGACCTCGTCTCCGGCGCGGGGCTCGAGGAGGCTGTGGACGGTGCGGACGTGCTCATCGACGCGAGCAACGGCGCCGGCCGCCGGGCGGCGCACGTCTTCGCCACCGGCGCGATGAACCTGGTGCAGACCGCTGCGCGGTTCGGCGTCGGCCGAGCGGTGCTGCTCTCCATCGCGGGCATCGACGACGCCCGGTACCCGTACTACCGGGCCAAGCTCGCGCAGGAGCGCATCCACCTCGACTCCGCGCTGGAGACCCGGATCGTGCGGGCCACGCAGTTCCACGACTTCGTGACGGCGATCTTCGAGCGCGGCCGCAGGTTCGGCACGGTCACAGCGCCCTCCGGGACGCGGTTCCAGCCGATCGCCGTCGACGACGTGGCGCGCGTGCTCGTGGATGCGGCGGAGGGCGCCGGCGAGCCGAACGGCATCGTGACGATCGGCGGCCCCCGCGTGGAGAGCGCACGGTCGCTGGCCAGGCAGTGGAAGCAGGCGAGCGGGACGCGGCGGCCGGTGCTGCCGGTCCGGCTCACGGGCCCGCTGGGGTCGGCATGGCGTGCGGGCCGGAACCTCGCGCCGGAGCACGCGCTCGACGGCCTCGGCTACGACGCGTGGCTCGGCGCTCGCGACTGA
- the glgB gene encoding 1,4-alpha-glucan branching protein GlgB → MTPIPEGAAAVDLPALDDDLLRAVASGSHHDPHAVLGQHRVSAAGVDDPVTVIRALRPLAESVFAILPNGAHIELAHVAHGIWQGIDIVGPGAYQLEARYGDGSTWTTDDPYRFLPTIGELDLHLIREGRHEQLWTALGAHVRDLGGVTGTAFTVWAPHARAVRVIGDFNGWDGTMHAMRNMGSSGVWELFVPGLGEGALYKFDLLAASGEWVRKIDPMAQLAQTPPDTASVVTVSGHDWQDGEWMRARAATDPHAGPMSVYELHFGSWRPGLGYREAADQLIDYVSALGYTHVEFLPLAEHPFGGSWGYQVTGYYAPTSRFGSPDDLKYLIDRLHRAGIGVLMDWVPGHFPKDDWALARFDGQPLYEHADPRRGEHKDWGTYIFDYGNSQVRNFLVANALYWLEEFHVDGLRVDAVASMLYLDYSRNAGEWEPNIHGGRENLEAIGFLQEVTATAYKRNPGTVMIAEESTSYAGVTAPTSSGGLGFGIKWNMGWMHDSLQYIHEDPMWRSYHHSEITFSFVYAWSENFLLPISHDEVVHGKGSLLNKMPGDHWQQLANMRAFLAFMWAHPGKQLLFMGQEFGQPSEWSEERGLDWWILDQPAHRGLWNFVAQLNAVYRANPELWARDNDPAGFEWLDGSDAAGNVLAFLRKDADGSPIAVLLNFSGTPHSDYRVGLPFAGEWEELLNTDAEDYGGSGVGNFGAVTAVDEPWMGRPSSAVLTLPPLGALFLRPRR, encoded by the coding sequence ATGACCCCGATCCCCGAAGGCGCCGCCGCCGTCGACCTGCCCGCCCTGGACGACGACCTGTTGCGCGCCGTCGCCAGTGGCAGCCACCACGACCCGCACGCCGTGCTCGGTCAGCACCGGGTGAGCGCGGCCGGCGTCGACGACCCGGTCACGGTCATCCGCGCCCTGCGCCCGCTCGCCGAGTCGGTGTTCGCGATCCTGCCGAACGGCGCCCACATCGAGCTGGCGCACGTCGCGCACGGCATCTGGCAGGGCATCGACATCGTCGGCCCCGGCGCCTACCAGCTGGAGGCCCGCTACGGCGACGGCAGCACCTGGACCACCGACGACCCGTACCGCTTCCTGCCCACGATCGGCGAGCTCGACCTGCACCTGATCCGCGAGGGCCGCCACGAGCAGCTCTGGACGGCGCTCGGCGCGCACGTCCGCGACCTCGGCGGCGTGACCGGCACCGCATTCACCGTGTGGGCGCCGCACGCGCGCGCGGTGCGGGTGATCGGCGACTTCAACGGCTGGGACGGCACCATGCACGCCATGCGGAACATGGGCTCCTCCGGCGTGTGGGAGCTGTTCGTGCCGGGCCTCGGCGAGGGCGCGCTGTACAAGTTCGACCTGCTCGCTGCCTCCGGCGAGTGGGTGCGCAAGATCGACCCGATGGCGCAGCTGGCGCAGACGCCGCCGGACACCGCCTCCGTCGTGACGGTCAGCGGGCACGACTGGCAGGACGGCGAGTGGATGCGCGCCCGCGCCGCCACGGACCCGCACGCGGGCCCCATGAGCGTCTACGAGCTGCACTTCGGCAGCTGGCGTCCGGGACTCGGCTACCGGGAGGCCGCCGACCAGCTGATCGACTACGTCTCCGCCCTCGGCTACACGCACGTGGAGTTCCTGCCGCTGGCCGAGCATCCCTTCGGCGGCTCGTGGGGCTACCAGGTGACCGGCTATTACGCCCCCACCAGCCGGTTCGGCTCCCCCGACGACCTGAAGTACCTCATCGACCGGCTGCACCGCGCCGGCATCGGCGTGCTGATGGACTGGGTCCCCGGCCACTTCCCGAAGGACGACTGGGCGCTCGCCCGCTTCGACGGTCAGCCGCTGTACGAGCACGCCGACCCGCGCCGCGGCGAGCACAAGGACTGGGGCACCTACATCTTCGACTACGGCAACTCGCAGGTGCGGAACTTCCTGGTCGCGAACGCCCTGTACTGGCTGGAGGAGTTCCACGTCGACGGTCTGCGCGTCGACGCCGTCGCCTCGATGCTCTACCTCGACTACTCCCGGAACGCCGGGGAGTGGGAGCCGAACATCCACGGCGGCCGGGAGAACCTGGAGGCCATCGGCTTCCTGCAGGAGGTCACGGCGACCGCCTACAAGCGGAACCCCGGGACCGTGATGATCGCGGAGGAGTCGACCAGCTACGCCGGGGTGACCGCACCGACGTCGTCGGGCGGCCTCGGCTTCGGCATCAAGTGGAACATGGGCTGGATGCACGACTCGCTGCAGTACATCCACGAGGACCCGATGTGGCGCAGCTACCACCACAGCGAGATCACGTTCTCGTTCGTGTACGCGTGGAGTGAGAACTTCCTGCTGCCGATCAGCCACGACGAGGTCGTGCACGGCAAGGGATCGCTGCTGAACAAGATGCCGGGAGACCACTGGCAGCAGCTGGCGAACATGCGGGCGTTCCTCGCGTTCATGTGGGCGCACCCGGGCAAGCAGCTGCTGTTCATGGGTCAGGAGTTCGGGCAGCCGTCGGAGTGGAGCGAGGAGCGCGGCCTCGACTGGTGGATCCTCGACCAGCCTGCGCACCGGGGCCTCTGGAACTTCGTAGCCCAGCTGAACGCCGTCTACCGGGCGAACCCGGAGCTCTGGGCCCGGGACAACGATCCGGCCGGCTTCGAGTGGCTGGACGGCTCGGACGCCGCGGGCAACGTCCTCGCCTTCCTGCGCAAGGACGCGGACGGCTCCCCCATCGCGGTGCTGCTCAACTTCTCCGGCACCCCGCACTCCGACTACCGCGTCGGTCTGCCGTTCGCCGGCGAGTGGGAGGAGCTACTGAACACCGACGCCGAGGACTACGGCGGCTCGGGGGTCGGCAACTTCGGCGCGGTCACCGCGGTGGACGAGCCGTGGATGGGGCGCCCCTCCTCCGCGGTGCTCACCCTGCCGCCGCTCGGCGCCCTCTTCCTCCGGCCGCGCCGCTAG